A genome region from Musa acuminata AAA Group cultivar baxijiao chromosome BXJ3-5, Cavendish_Baxijiao_AAA, whole genome shotgun sequence includes the following:
- the LOC135637599 gene encoding protein WHAT'S THIS FACTOR 1 homolog, chloroplastic-like → MSQLFSAAKRLPALLLPRHHLSTSALSTSSSLPDGATPATAASGLPFLNCRRRKKLRKKLQSPRVAPIQRDAGRRLPDFEAVVRLDAALRFISRTKCYLSRLPGHCIPLADAGKLHRELGFPRGRKVSRFAARHPLLLHLPRLPPDSKPLLAFTPLMDSLIAEELVLMDAMESTRVTTVRKLLMMSAGRRIPLAKLHHCRLLFGLSDDFRDRVHKYPDYFRVAVDPKDGRHVLELVEWDPALAVSALERDFVPDEARVRRTFKFPIRHGKALPLQEDDERRLNSLTTLPLVSPYSDCSGLQPWTVEAEKYRVGVIHEFLSLTLEKRAWIHHIVEFKEEFNLTKHTYPMLLKQPRAFYLAGTEMNWAVFLKDAYREDGTLIEKDPQVLFNEKLQHYALTESESGEGVS, encoded by the coding sequence ATGTCGCAGCTCTTCTCCGCCGCCAAGCGGCTGCCCGCCCTTCTTCTCCCCCGACACCATCTCTCTACTTCTGctctctccacctcctcctccctccccgaTGGAGCCACCCCCGCTACCGCCGCCTCGGGCCTCCCCTTCCTCAACTGCCGGCGCCGGAAGAAGCTTCGCAAGAAGCTCCAGAGCCCTCGCGTCGCTCCCATCCAGAGGGATGCTGGCCGCCGCCTTCCCGACTTCGAAGCGGTCGTTCGCCTCGACGCCGCCCTCCGCTTCATCTCCCGCACTAAGTGCTATCTCTCTCGCCTACCCGGCCACTGCATCCCCCTCGCTGACGCCGGCAAGCTCCACCGAGAGCTCGGTTTTCCTCGTGGTCGCAAGGTCTCCCGCTTCGCTGCACGCCACCCGCTCCTTCTCCACCTTCCCCGCCTCCCGCCGGACTCCAAACCTCTCCTCGCCTTCACCCCGCTCATGGATTCCCTCATCGCCGAGGAGCTCGTACTCATGGACGCCATGGAGTCCACCCGGGTTACCACCGTCCGCAAACTCCTCATGATGTCCGCCGGACGCCGCATCCCCCTCGCCAAGCTCCACCACTGCCGCCTCCTCTTCGGCCTCTCTGATGACTTCCGTGATCGCGTCCATAAGTACCCCGACTACTTCCGAGTCGCCGTGGATCCTAAAGACGGTCGCCATGTGCTCGAGCTTGTTGAATGGGATCCAGCCCTCGCGGTCAGTGCCCTCGAGAGGGACTTCGTCCCTGATGAAGCCCGGGTCCGTCGAACATTCAAGTTCCCCATCCGCCACGGAAAGGCGTTACCTTTGCAGGAGGACGACGAGAGGAGACTGAATTCTCTGACTACACTACCCTTGGTGTCGCCTTATTCAGATTGTTCAGGCCTGCAGCCGTGGACAGTGGAAGCGGAGAAGTATCGGGTCGGTGTGATCCATGAATTTTTGAGCCTGACTTTGGAGAAGAGGGCGTGGATTCATCACATTGTGGAGTTCAAGGAGGAATTCAACCTCACGAAGCATACTTACCCGATGCTATTGAAGCAACCTCGAGCATTTTATCTTGCAGGCACCGAGATGAATTGGGCTGTGTTTCTAAAGGATGCTTACAGGGAGGATGGGACTCTGATTGAGAAGGATCCACAGGTGTTGTTCAACGAGAAATTGCAACATTATGCTTTGACAGAATCAGAATCTGGTGAGGGGGTTTCCTAA
- the LOC103974095 gene encoding transcription factor MYB93, with translation MGRSPCHDEINGLKKGPWTPEEDQILVEYIQTHGHGSWRALPKLAGLNRCGKSCRLRWTNYLRPDIKRGKFSQEEERTILNLHSIMGNKWSAIATHLPGRTDNEIKNFWNTHLKKKLIQMGFDPMTHRPRTDFFAALPQLIALANLIDGRPWDDHTARLLAQAEATEAAAKLQCFQHLLQSASAMPNISSADLANMSLPSIPSPTPPQCLTNDHDQMNQLPSIFFEPSVSNETGQCSTMTGFSQGKDSSLPPLADVSVANQGDACSISSCNGDETPYIWPEFFLDDQFMTGFA, from the exons ATGGGGAGATCTCCCTGCCATGATGAGATTAATGGCCTTAAGAAGGGCCCTTGGACTCCTGAGGAAGACCAGATACTGGTCGAGTACATCCAGACCCATGGCCATGGCAGCTGGAGAGCTCTTCCAAAACTTGctg GGCTGaacagatgtggcaagagctgtaGGCTGAGATGGACTAACTACTTGAGGCCAGACATCAAGAGAGGCAAGTTCTCCCAAGAGGAAGAGCGAACCATTCTCAACCTGCACTCCATCATGGGCAACAA GTGGTCTGCGATCGCGACGCACCTCCCCGGGCGAACGGACAACGAAATCAAGAACTTCTGGAACACCCACCTGAAGAAGAAGCTCATCCAGATGGGGTTTGATCCCATGACTCACCGCCCCAGGACCGACTTCTTCGCCGCCCTCCCCCAGCTCATCGCCCTCGCCAATCTCATCGACGGCCGCCCGTGGGACGACCACACCGCGCGGCTGCTGGCGCAGGCGGAGGCGACGGAGGCTGCAGCGAAGTTACAGTGCTTTCAGCACCTGCTGCAGTCTGCAAGCGCCATGCCAAATATATCCTCAGCTGACTTGGCGAACATGAGCCTCCCTTCGATCCCTTCTCCTACTCCTCCTCAGTGTCTGACCAATGACCATGACCAGATGAACCAGCTGCCATCCATCTTCTTTGAGCCATCCGTCAGCAATGAGACAGGCCAGTGTTCCACCATGACCGGGTTCAGCCAGGGAAAGGACAGCAGTCTCCCTCCTCTCGCTGATGTCTCCGTTGCTAACCAGGGGGATGCTTGTAGCATTTCGAGCTGCAATGGCGATGAGACTCCTTACATCTGGCCCGAGTTCTTCCTCGATGACCAGTTCATGACAGGATTTGCCTAG
- the LOC135637740 gene encoding probable protein phosphatase 2C 41: protein MDKMRFLRSCCSWLAGPSLTVGKGRNSQGRIRVSYGFSLLKGAAAHPIEDYHVAKFIHIRGQELGLFAVFDGHLGDSVPAYLEKHLFANIINEEEFWTHPDIAIRRAYEKTDNEILSQSRDLGRGGSTAVTAVLVNGTKLWIANIGDSRAVLAKSGEIIQMSTDHEPDSERERIETRGGFVSNMPGDVARVNGQLAVSRAFGDKNLKTLLSSDPDIQVEDTSSETELLILASDGLWKVMSNEEAVNLARKIKNPLAAAKQLTLEAFNRDSKDDISCIVVRFKG, encoded by the exons ATGGATAAGATGCGCTTTTTAAGATCCTGCTGTTCATGG CTTGCAGGTCCCTCATTAACTGTCGGTAAAGGTAGAAACTCGCAAGGTCGCATTAGAGTTAGTTATGGGTTTAGCCTACTAAAAGGAGCAGCAGCTCATCCTATCGAGGATTATCATGTAGCCAAATTCATCCATATCAGAGGTCAGGAACTTGGTCTATTTGCTGTATTTGACGGCCATTTAGGCGATAGTGTCCCGGCATACTTGGAGAAGCATTTGTTTGCCAATATTATAAATGAG GAAGAGTTTTGGACACATCCTGATATTGCCATCAGAAGGGCCTATGAAAAGACTGATAATGAGATACTTTCTCAGAGTCGTGATTTGGGGCGAGGTGGATCCACTGCTGTTACGGCAGTCCTAGTCAACGGCACCAAATTGTGGATAGCTAATATTGGCGACTCAAGAGCTGTTCTTGCAAAATCTGGAGAGATTATACAAATGTCAACAGATCATGAACCAGATTCTGAACGTGAAAGAATTGAAACGAGGGGTGGCTTTGTTTCTAACATGCCAG GAGATGTCGCAAGAGTTAACGGTCAACTAGCTGTTTCACGGGCTTTTGGAGACAAGAACCTCAAAAcacttctaagttcagatcctgaTATACAAGTTGAAGATACAAGCTCCGAAACAGAGctgctcattcttgcaagtgatggcCTTTGGAAG GTTATGAGCAATGAGGAAGCTGTCAATCTTGCGAGAAAAATCAAGAATCCATTAGCAGCAGCTAAACAGCTGACACTGGAAGCCTTCAACAGAGATAGTAAAGATGACATATCATGCATTGTTGTTCGATTCAAGGGATAG